A portion of the Cystobacter ferrugineus genome contains these proteins:
- a CDS encoding kelch repeat-containing protein: protein MSWLTVGLMWMVSGCHPDVPEVPGAPVTAGAARVVAHLEQAPAEVARVSVTLLAEGLEPRTVELARGEGEWGGTMEDLPAGEARAFHAESFGAGGAKLLVGEARDVTIVAGQTARVDITLRPLLGPPPPLPPEVVAATRSAEQATPGGTLTLRVEARDPQGSALGFTWSASLGRLGTPVEGASASEISWTAPPCVSAGETPSITATVSNALGLSTSRAFTFGGLPECSRLAPGSWSAIAGLSWGRESFSATLLPSGGVLVIGGVATPLHARMTEVYEPSLGVSRLTGGLNERRDWHTATVLPSGKVLVAGGYTATAELYDPATGTSTPTGSMSGRRSSHTATLLPSGLVLVVGGWNGDALATAELYDPATGTWRPARPPLTSHGSHTATLLPSGKVLVVGGDTASAELYDPATDTWSSAGSMQEARMRHVAVPLPSGKVWVTGGLREASFEATSEVFDPATGAWSPAGEHRDGVAAVVLPSGKVLVLLGWQRGAELYDPATGAWAPTGPMVRPRYLPAMTLLPSGEVLVLGGDNDQAIAELYDPATNTWRSPASKTLNRTSHTATLLPSGKVLVAGGGTPGGAVETAELYDPATNAWSTTGGMGTPRREHTATLLRSGKVLVVGGGAGSEPLRSAELYDPATGTWSPAADLETGISTSPKPAAVLLPSGKVLLVAGVLAALYDPEVNTWVPTGSLLADHQTPTATLLPSGKVLVVGGAPSATAELYDPAAGTWSAAASPGQERRRHTATLLPSGKVLVAGGSPVDTAQLYEPTTDTWSTAGKLPLAPRASATATLLRSGKVLLVGGDDGEGGRWSNLYDPATNTWSASEDIGSQRAYHTATLLPSGQVLVVGGYADGWALGMLYTP from the coding sequence TTGTCATGGCTGACAGTGGGGCTGATGTGGATGGTCTCGGGTTGCCATCCGGATGTGCCGGAGGTGCCTGGCGCGCCCGTCACGGCGGGCGCGGCCCGGGTGGTGGCCCATCTCGAGCAGGCTCCGGCGGAGGTGGCGCGGGTGTCCGTCACGCTCTTGGCGGAGGGCCTGGAGCCGCGCACCGTGGAGCTGGCGCGGGGGGAGGGCGAGTGGGGCGGGACGATGGAGGACCTCCCCGCGGGGGAGGCTCGCGCCTTCCACGCGGAGTCCTTCGGCGCGGGGGGCGCGAAGCTCCTCGTGGGCGAGGCCCGGGACGTCACGATCGTGGCGGGACAGACGGCCCGGGTGGACATCACCCTGCGGCCACTCCTGGGTCCTCCGCCCCCCCTGCCTCCCGAGGTGGTGGCGGCCACGCGCTCCGCCGAGCAGGCGACTCCGGGGGGCACCCTCACGCTGCGCGTGGAGGCGAGGGATCCCCAGGGCAGCGCGCTCGGCTTCACGTGGTCGGCGAGCCTGGGGCGGCTGGGCACGCCGGTGGAGGGCGCCTCGGCGAGCGAGATCTCCTGGACGGCGCCCCCGTGCGTGTCCGCCGGGGAGACGCCGTCCATCACCGCCACGGTGAGCAACGCACTGGGGCTGTCCACCTCGCGCGCCTTCACCTTCGGCGGGCTGCCGGAGTGCTCGCGGCTCGCGCCCGGCTCGTGGAGCGCCATCGCGGGGTTGAGCTGGGGCCGGGAATCCTTCTCGGCGACGCTGCTGCCCTCGGGCGGGGTACTGGTGATCGGCGGCGTGGCGACGCCGCTCCACGCGCGGATGACGGAGGTGTACGAGCCGTCACTGGGGGTCTCGCGGTTGACGGGCGGATTGAACGAGCGGCGGGACTGGCACACCGCCACCGTGCTGCCCTCGGGCAAGGTGCTGGTGGCGGGGGGCTACACCGCCACGGCCGAGCTGTACGATCCGGCGACGGGCACGAGCACCCCGACGGGCTCCATGTCCGGTCGGCGCTCCTCGCACACGGCGACGCTGTTGCCCTCGGGCCTGGTGCTGGTGGTGGGGGGTTGGAATGGCGACGCCCTCGCGACGGCGGAGCTGTACGATCCGGCGACGGGCACGTGGAGGCCGGCGCGTCCTCCGCTCACGAGCCACGGGAGCCATACGGCGACGTTGCTGCCCTCGGGCAAGGTGCTGGTGGTGGGAGGCGATACCGCCTCGGCCGAGCTGTACGATCCGGCGACGGACACGTGGTCCTCCGCCGGGTCCATGCAGGAGGCCCGGATGCGCCACGTGGCGGTGCCGCTGCCCTCGGGCAAGGTGTGGGTGACGGGGGGCCTGCGGGAGGCTTCTTTCGAGGCGACTTCGGAGGTCTTCGATCCGGCGACGGGCGCGTGGTCTCCGGCGGGGGAGCACCGCGACGGCGTCGCGGCGGTGGTGCTGCCGTCGGGAAAGGTGTTGGTGCTGCTCGGTTGGCAGCGGGGCGCGGAGCTGTACGATCCGGCGACGGGGGCCTGGGCGCCCACTGGCCCCATGGTGCGCCCCCGCTATCTGCCCGCGATGACGTTGCTGCCCTCGGGTGAGGTGCTGGTGCTGGGTGGCGACAATGATCAGGCCATCGCGGAGCTGTACGATCCGGCGACGAACACCTGGCGCTCGCCGGCCTCCAAGACCCTGAACCGCACGTCGCACACGGCGACGCTGTTGCCCTCGGGCAAGGTGCTGGTCGCGGGCGGCGGCACTCCAGGGGGAGCGGTGGAGACGGCGGAGCTGTACGATCCGGCGACGAACGCCTGGTCCACCACGGGCGGCATGGGCACGCCCCGCCGCGAGCACACGGCGACGCTGTTGCGCTCGGGCAAGGTGCTGGTGGTGGGGGGCGGGGCCGGAAGCGAGCCCCTGCGTTCGGCGGAGCTGTACGATCCGGCGACGGGCACGTGGTCCCCGGCGGCGGACCTGGAGACGGGCATTTCCACGTCCCCGAAGCCCGCGGCGGTGCTGTTGCCCTCGGGCAAGGTGCTGCTGGTGGCGGGGGTGTTGGCGGCGCTGTACGACCCGGAGGTGAACACCTGGGTGCCGACGGGAAGCCTGCTCGCGGATCACCAGACGCCCACGGCGACGCTGCTGCCCTCGGGCAAGGTGCTGGTGGTGGGCGGCGCGCCGTCCGCCACGGCGGAGCTGTACGATCCAGCGGCGGGCACGTGGTCCGCGGCGGCGTCCCCGGGCCAGGAGCGCAGGCGGCACACGGCGACGTTGTTGCCCTCGGGCAAGGTCCTGGTGGCCGGAGGCTCTCCCGTCGACACGGCGCAGCTCTACGAGCCCACGACGGACACCTGGTCCACGGCGGGGAAGCTGCCCCTGGCGCCCCGCGCGAGCGCCACGGCGACGCTGTTGCGCTCGGGCAAGGTGCTGCTGGTGGGAGGGGATGACGGGGAGGGCGGGCGGTGGAGCAACCTGTACGATCCGGCCACCAACACGTGGAGCGCCTCGGAGGACATCGGCAGTCAGCGCGCGTACCACACGGCGACGCTGCTGCCCTCGGGGCAGGTGCTGGTGGTGGGTGGCTACGCCGATGGCTGGGCACTGGGGATGCTCTACACCCCGTGA
- a CDS encoding Imm26 family immunity protein: MRPTHKPGSFLRIPLPDGSFGYGRVLELPFDAFYNYRTTEPDADLDRIASKPILFRIIVRQPHPKSWEPIGWRKIEEHLTQPVIQFSMEVGPFGRCTIFDSIGNSREATPEECIGLEPATVWEPHGAEKRLLDAFMGRPNSVLERIKRELGQ, encoded by the coding sequence ATGCGGCCAACGCACAAACCAGGTTCATTCTTGAGAATTCCCCTCCCAGATGGCTCCTTCGGCTATGGAAGAGTTCTCGAACTGCCGTTCGATGCCTTCTACAATTACAGGACCACCGAGCCGGACGCGGACCTGGACAGGATCGCATCCAAGCCCATCCTTTTCAGGATTATTGTCCGCCAGCCACATCCGAAGTCATGGGAGCCCATCGGGTGGAGAAAGATTGAAGAACACCTGACTCAACCTGTTATTCAATTCAGCATGGAGGTGGGACCGTTCGGCCGATGTACGATTTTCGATAGCATCGGCAACTCGAGAGAGGCGACCCCCGAAGAATGTATTGGGCTCGAGCCAGCGACTGTCTGGGAGCCGCACGGTGCCGAAAAACGTCTGCTTGATGCCTTCATGGGACGTCCCAACTCAGTACTAGAGCGCATCAAGAGGGAGTTGGGGCAGTAG